One genomic segment of Strix aluco isolate bStrAlu1 chromosome 14, bStrAlu1.hap1, whole genome shotgun sequence includes these proteins:
- the SETD6 gene encoding N-lysine methyltransferase SETD6 isoform X1, translated as MASAPKRPKAAAGSSARGKGSADPLSGFLAWCGRAGVQLSPKVRLSREGAVAGYGLLAAAELEEGEVLFSVPRSAVLSQHTSSIQALLQEAQEALQSQSGWVPLLLALLHEYTASDSPWQPYFSLWQDFRSLDHPMFWPEEERTRLLQGTGIPEAVDKDLANIHLEYSSIILPFMKAHPSIFDPKLHTLDLYKQLVAFVMAYSFQEPLEEEDEDEKGPNPPMMVPVADILNHVANHNANLEYSPQCLRMVTTQPVGKGQEIFNTYGQMANWQLLHMYGFAEPYPGNTNDTADIQMVTVRKAALQRAGGEAERRLVSEQWDFLCQLEMVGEEGAFVLGWHEVLTEEELSVTLKVLCMSEEEFKEYKEQDGWEDDSEEEENSTLSNEALSRLKAPCKKLLYDSVLLTLESYGSDLKAEQDLLNNKEAYEKLSRREQQALHVRYGQKRILHQLLELVH; from the exons ATGGCGTCGGCGCCCAAGAGGCCCAAG GCGGCCGCCGGCAGCAGCGCCCGAGGGAAGGGCAGCGCCGATCCCCTCTCCGGCTTCCTGGCGTGGTGCGGGCGGGCCGGGGTGCAGCTCAGCCCCAAG GTGCGCCTGAGCAGGGAGGGGGCGGTGGCAGGATACGGCCTGTTGGCCGCCgcggagctggaggagggagaggttctCTTCAGCGTCCCTCGCAGCGCGGTGCTGTCCCAGCACACCAGCTCCATCCAGGCCCTGCTGCAGGAAG CCCAGGAGGCCCTGCAGAGCCAGTCGGGGTGGGTGCCGCtcctgctggccctgctgcacGAGTACACAGCCAGCGACTCGCCCTGGCAGCCTTATTTCTCCCTCTGGCAGGACTTCAGGAGCCTGGATCACCCCATGTTCTG GCCTGAAGAAGAGCGAACAAGGTTGCTGCAGGGCACGGGCATCCCAGAAGCCGTGGACAAGGACCTGGCTAACATCCACCTGGAGTACAGCTCCATCATCCTGCCTTTCATGAAGGCCCACCCCAGTATCTTTGACCCCAAGCTGCACACGCTGGACTTGTACAAGCAGCTGGTGGCATTTGTCATGGCCTACAG CTTTCAGGAGCCtttggaggaggaagatgaagatgagaaGGGGCCCAATCCTCCGATGATGGTGCCTGTAGCAGATATTTTGAATCACGTGGCCAACCACAACGCCAACCTGGAATACTCCCCT cagtgtTTACGAATGGTTACAACACAGCCCGTCGGCAAGGGCCAAGAGATCTTCAACACCTATGGGCAGATGGCCAACTGGCAGCTCCTGCACATGTACGGCTTCGCGGAGCCCTACCCCGGCAACACCAACGACACGGCCGACATCCAGATGGTGACCGTGCGCAAGGCAGCGCTGCAGC GCGCCGGAGGCGAAGCAGAGCGGCGGCTGGTCTCCGAGCAGTGGGACTTCTTGTGCCAGCTGGAGATGGTGGGGGAGGAAGGTGCCTTTGTGCTTGGCTGGCACGAGGTGCTGACAGAGGAAGAGCTGTCCGTGACCCTGAAG GTGCTGTGCATGTCAGAAGAAGAATTCAAGGAGTATAAGGAACAAGATGGCTGGGAAGAtgacagtgaggaagaggagaactCTACCCTTTCTAACGAGGCTCTCTCCAGACTTAAAGCCCCTTGCAAGAAGCTGCTTTACGACAGTGTGCTGCTGACCCTGGAGTCCTACGGGTCAGACTTGAAAGCAGAGCAGGACTTGCTAAATAACAAAGAGGCCTATGAGAAACTGAGTCGAAGGGAGCAGCAAGCTTTGCACGTGCGCTACGGACAGAAGAGGATCTTGCATCAGCTGCTGGAGCTGGTACACTAG
- the SETD6 gene encoding N-lysine methyltransferase SETD6 isoform X2: MASAPKRPKAAAGSSARGKGSADPLSGFLAWCGRAGVQLSPKVRLSREGAVAGYGLLAAAELEEGEVLFSVPRSAVLSQHTSSIQALLQEAQEALQSQSGWVPLLLALLHEYTASDSPWQPYFSLWQDFRSLDHPMFWPEEERTRLLQGTGIPEAVDKDLANIHLEYSSIILPFMKAHPSIFDPKLHTLDLYKQLVAFVMAYSFQEPLEEEDEDEKGPNPPMMVPVADILNHVANHNANLEYSPCLRMVTTQPVGKGQEIFNTYGQMANWQLLHMYGFAEPYPGNTNDTADIQMVTVRKAALQRAGGEAERRLVSEQWDFLCQLEMVGEEGAFVLGWHEVLTEEELSVTLKVLCMSEEEFKEYKEQDGWEDDSEEEENSTLSNEALSRLKAPCKKLLYDSVLLTLESYGSDLKAEQDLLNNKEAYEKLSRREQQALHVRYGQKRILHQLLELVH, translated from the exons ATGGCGTCGGCGCCCAAGAGGCCCAAG GCGGCCGCCGGCAGCAGCGCCCGAGGGAAGGGCAGCGCCGATCCCCTCTCCGGCTTCCTGGCGTGGTGCGGGCGGGCCGGGGTGCAGCTCAGCCCCAAG GTGCGCCTGAGCAGGGAGGGGGCGGTGGCAGGATACGGCCTGTTGGCCGCCgcggagctggaggagggagaggttctCTTCAGCGTCCCTCGCAGCGCGGTGCTGTCCCAGCACACCAGCTCCATCCAGGCCCTGCTGCAGGAAG CCCAGGAGGCCCTGCAGAGCCAGTCGGGGTGGGTGCCGCtcctgctggccctgctgcacGAGTACACAGCCAGCGACTCGCCCTGGCAGCCTTATTTCTCCCTCTGGCAGGACTTCAGGAGCCTGGATCACCCCATGTTCTG GCCTGAAGAAGAGCGAACAAGGTTGCTGCAGGGCACGGGCATCCCAGAAGCCGTGGACAAGGACCTGGCTAACATCCACCTGGAGTACAGCTCCATCATCCTGCCTTTCATGAAGGCCCACCCCAGTATCTTTGACCCCAAGCTGCACACGCTGGACTTGTACAAGCAGCTGGTGGCATTTGTCATGGCCTACAG CTTTCAGGAGCCtttggaggaggaagatgaagatgagaaGGGGCCCAATCCTCCGATGATGGTGCCTGTAGCAGATATTTTGAATCACGTGGCCAACCACAACGCCAACCTGGAATACTCCCCT tgtTTACGAATGGTTACAACACAGCCCGTCGGCAAGGGCCAAGAGATCTTCAACACCTATGGGCAGATGGCCAACTGGCAGCTCCTGCACATGTACGGCTTCGCGGAGCCCTACCCCGGCAACACCAACGACACGGCCGACATCCAGATGGTGACCGTGCGCAAGGCAGCGCTGCAGC GCGCCGGAGGCGAAGCAGAGCGGCGGCTGGTCTCCGAGCAGTGGGACTTCTTGTGCCAGCTGGAGATGGTGGGGGAGGAAGGTGCCTTTGTGCTTGGCTGGCACGAGGTGCTGACAGAGGAAGAGCTGTCCGTGACCCTGAAG GTGCTGTGCATGTCAGAAGAAGAATTCAAGGAGTATAAGGAACAAGATGGCTGGGAAGAtgacagtgaggaagaggagaactCTACCCTTTCTAACGAGGCTCTCTCCAGACTTAAAGCCCCTTGCAAGAAGCTGCTTTACGACAGTGTGCTGCTGACCCTGGAGTCCTACGGGTCAGACTTGAAAGCAGAGCAGGACTTGCTAAATAACAAAGAGGCCTATGAGAAACTGAGTCGAAGGGAGCAGCAAGCTTTGCACGTGCGCTACGGACAGAAGAGGATCTTGCATCAGCTGCTGGAGCTGGTACACTAG